Proteins encoded in a region of the Acipenser ruthenus chromosome 43, fAciRut3.2 maternal haplotype, whole genome shotgun sequence genome:
- the LOC131709469 gene encoding barrier-to-autointegration factor gives MSSTSQKHKEFVAEPMGEKPVTALAGIGEALGGRLESNGFDKAYVVLGQFLVLKKEEELFRDWLKDTCGANSKQQKDCFSCLKEWCDSFL, from the exons ATGTCTTCCACCTCGCAGAAGCACAAGGAGTTCGTGGCGGAGCCGATGGGAGAGAAGCCGGTCACGGCTCTGGCTGGAATCGGGGAGGCGCTGGGGGGTCGGCTGGAAAGCAATGGGTTCGATAAG GCGTACGTGGTTCTGGGGCAGTTCCTGGTCCTGAAGAAAGAGGAAGAACTCTTCAGAGACTGGCTCAAGGACACGTGCGGCGCCAACTCCAAACAGCAGAAAGACTGCTTCTCCTGTCTCAAAGAGTGGTGTGACTCCTTCTTGTAA